From a region of the Nitrospira sp. genome:
- the rfbC gene encoding dTDP-4-dehydrorhamnose 3,5-epimerase, whose product MIFRELTLRGAFTIDLDLIVDERGFFARSWCTQEFQANGLDARLVQCNVSYNKVKGTLRGMHYQIAPAAEVKVVRCTSGEIYDVIVDLRPDSPTYKKSLSVLLSAENHRMLYIPQQFAHGFLTLSDNTEVIYQMSECYAPELARGFRWNDPTFGISWPDPVKVISGKDRSYPDFAG is encoded by the coding sequence ATGATTTTTCGCGAGTTGACTCTACGGGGTGCCTTCACCATCGACCTTGATCTCATAGTGGACGAACGAGGGTTTTTCGCGCGAAGTTGGTGCACGCAGGAGTTTCAAGCCAATGGGTTGGATGCCAGATTGGTTCAATGTAATGTGTCCTACAACAAAGTGAAGGGGACCTTGCGGGGGATGCACTACCAGATTGCCCCGGCTGCGGAGGTGAAAGTGGTGCGGTGCACAAGTGGGGAAATTTATGATGTGATCGTCGATCTCCGTCCGGATTCCCCCACGTACAAAAAATCCCTCTCCGTGCTCTTGTCAGCGGAAAATCATCGTATGTTGTACATCCCGCAGCAGTTTGCTCATGGCTTCCTCACGTTGTCTGACAATACAGAGGTCATCTATCAAATGTCGGAATGTTATGCTCCCGAGTTGGCGCGAGGATTCCGGTGGAATGACCCGACTTTTGGGATTTCCTGGCCTGATCCCGTGAAGGTTATTTCAGGGAAGGACCGCAGCTATCCAGATTTTGCCGGATGA
- a CDS encoding class I SAM-dependent methyltransferase, with the protein MKHTARARAKVKRSSTVKRSGVPRLERACRFCAAPLDKTFVDLGMSPLANSYIKASEANRMEPFYPLHVYVCSACLLVQLEEFTSPQSIFGDYAYFSSYSESWLDHARRYVETVSERFGIGPRHHVVEIASNDGYLLQYFAQRGVPVLGVEPASNVAAVAKEKGIPTVVKFMGVKTARELAKKQKRADLLIGNNVLAHVPNINDFVGGLKVLLNPKGTITMEFPHLMRLMAENQFDTIYHEHFSYLSLLAVERVFEKHGLTLFDVEELPTHGGSLRIYARHTRDDSRPVGERVLELRQRETQAGFGKLEYYLGFASQVEKTKRKLLSFLIEAKEQGKSVVGYGAPAKGNTLLNYCGIRTDFLEYTVDRSPYKQEHLLPGVRIPIFHPEKIRETKPDYVLILPWNIRDEVMQQMSFVKEWGGRFIVPIPEVKVLS; encoded by the coding sequence ATGAAACATACGGCACGCGCCAGGGCGAAAGTAAAGCGATCGTCAACAGTGAAACGTTCTGGTGTCCCTCGCCTTGAGCGTGCCTGTCGATTTTGTGCAGCCCCTCTCGACAAGACCTTTGTCGATCTTGGTATGTCTCCCCTTGCGAATTCGTACATCAAGGCATCCGAGGCCAATCGCATGGAACCGTTTTATCCGCTACATGTGTATGTCTGTAGTGCGTGCCTGCTCGTCCAATTAGAAGAATTCACAAGCCCGCAAAGCATCTTTGGAGATTACGCCTACTTTTCCTCCTATTCAGAAAGCTGGTTGGATCATGCGAGGCGGTATGTCGAAACCGTCAGTGAACGCTTCGGCATTGGTCCCCGCCACCATGTTGTAGAGATAGCGAGTAATGATGGGTATCTCTTGCAATATTTTGCGCAGCGAGGAGTGCCGGTGTTGGGAGTTGAGCCGGCTTCAAATGTGGCCGCTGTTGCCAAGGAAAAAGGAATTCCTACCGTCGTGAAATTTATGGGCGTCAAAACTGCCCGGGAACTGGCGAAGAAGCAAAAGCGGGCAGATTTGCTCATTGGGAACAATGTGTTGGCGCATGTGCCCAACATCAATGACTTTGTCGGGGGATTGAAAGTGCTCCTTAATCCCAAGGGCACCATCACCATGGAGTTTCCGCATCTCATGCGGCTGATGGCGGAAAATCAGTTCGACACGATTTATCACGAGCATTTTTCCTATCTGTCCCTACTGGCGGTGGAGCGCGTGTTTGAGAAGCATGGCCTGACGTTATTTGATGTGGAAGAGCTTCCAACTCATGGTGGTTCATTGAGGATTTATGCGCGTCACACCCGTGACGATTCTCGGCCCGTCGGTGAGCGCGTTCTTGAATTGCGGCAGCGAGAGACGCAAGCAGGCTTTGGGAAGTTGGAGTATTATCTCGGCTTCGCCTCGCAGGTTGAGAAAACTAAACGAAAGTTGCTCTCCTTCCTCATTGAAGCGAAAGAGCAAGGGAAGTCGGTGGTCGGCTATGGGGCCCCAGCGAAGGGGAATACGTTGTTGAACTATTGTGGCATTCGAACCGATTTTCTCGAATATACAGTCGATCGAAGTCCCTATAAGCAGGAGCATCTGTTGCCAGGCGTCAGGATTCCCATTTTTCATCCTGAGAAAATTCGGGAGACCAAGCCGGATTATGTCTTAATTCTGCCGTGGAACATCCGTGACGAAGTGATGCAACAAATGTCGTTTGTGAAAGAATGGGGGGGCAGGTTCATCGTACCGATCCCTGAAGTAAAAGTTCTATCATGA
- a CDS encoding SDR family oxidoreductase, translating into MKILITGNMGYIGPSVVQRLRLSYPAATIMGLDMGYFATCLTAAHYLPECRVDEQVFADVRSISKDLLRGVDAVVYLAAISNDPMGASFEEITLDVNHRAAVRIAESAREAGAGSFVFASSCSVYGFAEGGAKTEESAVNPLTAYAKSKVGAELDLAKLARNNFAITCLRFATACGMSERLRLDLVLNDFVASAVTAKKITILSDGTPWRPLIHIKDMARAIDWGVQRNALAGGEFLSVNVGSDQWNYQVRDLAAAVSKAIPNVDISVNQNAQPDKRSYRVSFEKFRRLAPQYQPEVDLHAAIADLSQGLQRMGFDDREFRNSHLIRLNVLKDLKAGGYLGEDLRWVVSKQ; encoded by the coding sequence ATGAAAATTCTGATCACAGGTAACATGGGGTATATCGGCCCAAGTGTTGTGCAGCGTCTGAGACTGTCCTATCCGGCCGCGACGATTATGGGTTTGGACATGGGATATTTCGCCACCTGTTTGACTGCTGCCCACTATCTTCCTGAGTGCCGAGTAGATGAACAGGTGTTTGCGGATGTGCGGTCTATTTCCAAAGATTTGCTGCGAGGGGTGGATGCCGTTGTGTATCTTGCCGCCATCTCCAATGATCCCATGGGGGCTTCTTTTGAGGAAATCACACTGGATGTCAATCATCGTGCCGCAGTGCGTATTGCTGAATCGGCGAGGGAGGCAGGTGCAGGGAGTTTCGTATTTGCCTCAAGTTGTAGCGTGTACGGATTTGCAGAGGGCGGAGCAAAGACGGAGGAATCTGCAGTCAACCCTCTCACGGCGTACGCAAAATCTAAGGTAGGGGCTGAATTGGACCTCGCAAAGCTGGCGAGAAACAATTTTGCGATCACTTGTTTACGGTTTGCCACGGCCTGTGGGATGAGTGAGCGGTTGCGTTTGGACCTCGTGCTAAATGATTTCGTTGCCAGCGCAGTCACGGCCAAGAAGATCACTATCTTGAGTGATGGCACCCCCTGGCGCCCGCTCATCCACATCAAGGATATGGCACGGGCGATTGACTGGGGTGTGCAACGCAACGCATTGGCCGGTGGTGAGTTTCTGTCGGTGAATGTGGGAAGTGATCAATGGAACTATCAGGTCAGAGACTTGGCGGCTGCCGTTTCAAAAGCTATCCCGAACGTAGATATTTCAGTGAATCAAAATGCTCAGCCGGACAAACGTTCCTACCGCGTGAGCTTCGAGAAGTTTCGCCGCCTCGCTCCGCAGTATCAGCCGGAGGTTGACCTACATGCGGCCATCGCTGATCTGAGTCAGGGGCTTCAACGCATGGGCTTTGATGATCGAGAGTTCCGGAATTCGCACCTCATCCGATTGAATGTTCTAAAAGATCTTAAAGCGGGCGGCTATCTCGGGGAAGATTTGCGGTGGGTGGTCAGCAAACAATAG
- the lhgO gene encoding L-2-hydroxyglutarate oxidase — protein MEGLVGNVQADFLVIGGGVIGINVARQLKRRYPDSSVHLLEKEVDCGLHASGRNSGVLHAGFYYSPDSLKAKFTWQGNRLLTAYCESKAIPLNRCGKLVVAKDQNDHAGLDELIRRGNSNGIPLEAISAEEAKAIEPRVKTCERALFSPATSTVDPTLVMAAMKQDALEEGIKLHCGVRYLTSSKQRVVTTAETFHAGYVVNAAGLYADRIAQEFGFSKHYRILPFKGLYLYSSEPAKAIRTNIYPVPDLKNPFLGVHFTVAASGKIKIGPTAIPGLWREHYGGAENFHWNEFFEVALRGMGLLLASNFDFKTLAMREITKYSKSTMVSLASQLAEGIKPEDYRIWGKPGIRAQLVDIEKRKLEMDFVLEGDKHSMHVLNAVSPAFTCSLPFSEYVCQQIDATLK, from the coding sequence TTGGAAGGTCTGGTAGGAAACGTGCAGGCGGATTTTCTTGTTATTGGCGGGGGGGTGATAGGCATAAATGTCGCTCGTCAATTGAAGCGTCGTTACCCTGATTCGTCTGTTCATCTGCTCGAAAAAGAAGTCGATTGTGGCTTGCACGCAAGTGGCCGCAATAGCGGTGTGCTCCACGCGGGATTTTACTATTCTCCAGACAGCCTCAAGGCGAAGTTTACATGGCAGGGAAATCGGTTGTTAACAGCATACTGCGAGTCCAAAGCCATCCCATTGAATAGGTGTGGAAAGTTAGTGGTCGCAAAAGATCAGAACGATCACGCCGGTCTCGATGAGCTGATAAGAAGGGGAAATTCTAATGGAATTCCCTTGGAAGCGATTTCAGCTGAGGAAGCGAAGGCAATTGAACCTCGAGTGAAGACATGCGAACGTGCACTGTTCTCACCTGCGACTTCTACGGTGGATCCCACCCTGGTCATGGCGGCCATGAAGCAGGACGCACTGGAAGAAGGCATAAAGCTCCATTGCGGAGTTCGCTACCTGACATCTTCAAAACAACGTGTGGTCACGACAGCCGAGACGTTTCATGCGGGATATGTGGTCAATGCGGCAGGGCTATACGCGGACCGGATCGCGCAAGAGTTTGGCTTCTCGAAACACTATCGTATTCTGCCGTTCAAGGGATTGTATCTGTATTCCAGTGAACCGGCGAAGGCTATCCGGACAAATATTTATCCAGTTCCGGATCTGAAAAATCCCTTCCTGGGTGTGCACTTTACCGTGGCGGCCAGTGGGAAAATCAAAATCGGGCCTACTGCGATTCCAGGGCTCTGGCGAGAGCACTACGGCGGAGCGGAAAATTTCCACTGGAACGAGTTCTTCGAAGTGGCACTACGAGGGATGGGATTGCTCCTGGCTTCCAACTTTGATTTCAAGACGCTTGCCATGCGCGAAATCACGAAGTATTCAAAGTCAACAATGGTTTCATTGGCGAGTCAGTTGGCCGAGGGAATTAAGCCTGAGGACTATCGGATCTGGGGGAAGCCGGGGATCCGGGCGCAATTAGTTGATATCGAAAAACGCAAGCTGGAAATGGACTTTGTGTTGGAAGGGGACAAGCATTCGATGCATGTCCTGAATGCAGTTTCTCCGGCGTTCACGTGCTCCCTGCCATTCTCGGAGTATGTGTGTCAGCAGATTGATGCCACATTAAAGTGA